Below is a genomic region from Gadus morhua chromosome 4, gadMor3.0, whole genome shotgun sequence.
CTGTCATCCAGTGTAATGTTATTTTAGTTGTTTATGAGGGAAATATAGTGAAGGGTAGTGTTTCACTTGAATTGACCAAGAGACAGAAAAACGACATACGTTTTAACCAACCtcaagagttttttttttttaacttctcTAATGATGCCTACTACACAAAATAGCTATTGTAAAAAGGCTGTATCTGTTACATGTTAATACAATTTCCTGTTATTTCTATGTATTTTTACCATGCACCATGACCTGCACCAAGGTTGCACATTATTTATCTGATAATATATGTATTTGCAATCCAATACCTATATTATAGGAGCCGCAGTGTGAAGACGCCACAATGTTTATAACCAAGTTTTCCTCCTGTCTATAGCCTCAGAACGAGCACATTGAGTTAAGTCGCAAGCGTCATGGCTACCGCCTGGACCATcacgagaggaagagaaagaaggagagccGTGAGGTCCACGAGCGCTCCCACAAAGCCAGGAAGATGATCGGCTTGAAGGCCAAACTGTACCACAAGCAGAGGCATGCTGAGAAGATTCAGATGAAGAAGACGTGAGTAGAACCCCTCTGCGCTCAACCGTGTCATTATTTTGTCAATGGTTTTGGAGAAAATTAGGTGATATCAACATCttacaaaatatataattttgtgatgcagctatttttttttttttttaatgcagctaTTTTTATATCTAACAATGTTCATTATGAGCTGTACTGAGTCCATGTGTAGTTGCTATAACTCCTGTTTGTAATGCCTGCAGCCTCAAAATGCACGAGCAGAGGAAGACGAAACAGAAGAACGATGACAAGACGCCAGAGGGAGCGGTTCCTGCTTACCTGCTGGACAGAGAGGGCCAGTCCCGCGCCAAAGTCCTGTCCAACATGATCAAACAGAAGAGGAAAGAGAAGGCTGTGAGTAATGCCTCATCTCGGTTGGGTGGGACATGATAATGTGCTTTTTCTATTGGGGAATTGGGATGGCACCTCATCAGATTATGAGTTATCGGTTTGTTTGTGATGACACAAATACTCCTGTTGATTGTAATAATCGCTGTATAGCAgcaaacatttgtttttgtggctTGTGTCAGGTgactttattttacattttcatgGAACTTTTTTGTCCCTCAGTACATAAATCCATAAGTCCACTTGAACAATCATACTTCTGAATTTGTCCAGCACTGCATCTGACTTTAGCACCTACAGTTTCTGTTTTGATATCATTGCCAAAGGGAATGCTGTAATGGTTTCTGCCGTGCCTCGTCCCCTGCAGGGTAAATGGGAGGTTCCCCTGCCCAAGGTGCGCGCTCAGGGCGAGACGGAGGTGCTCAAAGTCATCAAGACCGGCAAGAGGCAGAAGAAGGCGTGGAAGAGAATGGTCACCAAAGTGTGCTTCGTGGGCGACGGCTTCACCCGAAAGCCTCCCAAGTATGAGCGCTTCATCAGACCCATGGTAAGCCCTTCAAAAAAGTGTAGGAATTATCGCTGGGTAATATAGAAAATGTACTATCCCGATAATCATGGGTCATTTTAGACGTTGGCGTAAGTACCACGATAGGCTTATTAGTTCCAAAAAATATTCTAAACAGTCCAACTGAGGGTCTTCACATTGAAGCAGATGGATTTTTAAGGTATCGAATcggaataaaaacatttttcctTTTCACCAATGCTTGAAACCTCTTATTTGCCAATTGACGTGCATTTCTCATTCATTTTGTCTGCTGTACTGATTAAAATAGTTTTCACGATAAGTCGACCTCTTCGTCTCATGACGATACAAAACCATTCAAAGATGACATGTAGAATTTGAGTGGTTCATTGCTCTTTTCCCCCTTACGACCCTAGGGTTTACGGTTTAAGAAAGCCCATGTCACTCATCCGGAGCTGAAGGCCACGTTCTGCCTGCCCATCCTGGGGGTGAAGAAGAACCCATCGTCTCCACTTTACACCAGCCTGGGGGTCATCACAAAGGGAACCGTCGTGGAGGTCAACGTCAGCGAGCTGGGGCTTGTCACACAAGGGGGAAAGGTCATCTGGGGTGAGTGTTTTTTTCCCGGTCCCTCTGGGTCTTGATTTGTTTGTAACGGTAGAAGATCATGTCTTGCCAGGCCACACCTTTCCTTTTCAGCCTCACAATATTGGGTTGTTCATGTAGATGGTTGTAGATGGTTATAGATGATTCATTGTGGAGTGTTATCAGTGATGTAACAcaacatgtgtttttgtttgtttaccagGTAAATATGCCCAGGTGACCAATAATCCGGAGAATGACGGCTGCATCAACGCCGTGCTGCTTGTGTAAACGGACTCCTGCCTCATACGGACTGCTGACTCTTCTCACTTGGATTACTGAACATGATATGGAATAAGGATGGCTTGCTGTCGGATGGAATCTGAAATACTTTCCGCatttgtaataaataaataatttactcTGGCACTAGTATTTTtttccttaaagggacactaatattttaagtcatttattacctcaaatcaacgtattcattcataaatatgtCCTCAtcggtgtaaaattatctctgccaaaaatctcacttatcctcctgagcgaagaataattaatatgtagttacataggacgggtaagcttcatggagccttccatgttcttccggtctatgaactgccgagagggacaaaaagcactacgtggtacaggaaatgcaaacgcgttttcactctgagccagcgtgtaTGATGACTGAAAATTCCTTGTATGCCACAAAAGTGTAAATAATTGAAGCCGTACCATTCACAACACCATCAATGGTGAGTATTTTGGCCCTTGCCGTTGGCATCTCTGTAATCCAAGAATTGGATTACCGAGATGCCCAATCCCAGGGCAGATGgtgcaaaaaaaaatcattggGTGTAGCCGCTAATCTGTTTTCTCAGGTTATCTGGCGGTTCTGTCGGAAGACAATTGTGTTTGGAAATGTAGTCAACCACTTTTTTGAGGTCTTCTCCCTCTGGTGGATAGGTTGTGACATCCTCCGCCCCACTTCTGTTTGCCAGAGTGAAAGTTTCCATGTGTTGGTCCCCTGGGATGTATTCACTGGACCTGACTTTTCTCTTGCCTTCACCAAACCACTTCAGTGTGTCCAGCTGATCCAATACATTATCTTTCAGAACGACCTCAGACGCTATAGAAGTGCAATAGTCAGTGGACTTCAGTTGGACACGTCGAAAATTTGGAATTCGGCTTTGTCTTGCTATGTCTGCATTTGTTTGACAGTGGATGGACTCACATCGGACCTGGGTTTGACCCCATGTCTTCTGTACCACATGTAGTGGGACACTTGATCCTTTTGATGTTTTAACAACAGCATACAGACCATTGTTGGGATCTAAACATACACAGCGTAAACTTGATGTTGAGGTTATTTCAAGTGGATGTTCAGAAGGTCTCCTGTGAATGTAACGTTTCAAATTTATTTTGTTGATTGATAATCCACAATGGGGGCAATTAACTAATATCAATTTGGTCTTGCTCACTTTGGCTGAATTCTTTGTTTGCTTGACACAGGACGTTTTGACATCTGTGGAGTCTTCATTCTCACAGCATGGCTTGACATCTGTGGCTGTCGCCCTATTGATGTCCACTATGGTTGTTTTAATTTCTTCAATGGTGATTTCTTCTTCATTGGATGCAGTTGTCAGGATACCATTGCCATCCTGCTCCAACAGTTCTTCCTTCTCACAGTACGGCTTGACATCTGTGGCTGTCGCACTAGTGATGTCCACTATGGTTGGTTTGATTTATTCAATGGTGATTACTTCTTCTTTGGATGCAGTTGTCAGGATAACATtgccaccctcctccaccactttcTCAGCACAAATAAGAAGATGAGCTAATAACCTGTCTCTCGTGGAAATTATGTTTAGGCAGGAGGGACATTGGAAATGAGCAATCTTGTTGCAATTAAGATTGCATTTGAAGATTGTGTACTCTGGAAAGGAAACAAATTCAAATGTCAAACAGTAAAAAATGTTTTCCACATGTTGGTGCATTACTGAAAGTTACAGTAGCTaaatgtttcagtggtaaaaGAATACAACAGGGAATACCCTTGTGCTTCACTGCCTTTCTGCCTCCAGATGTTTCAGGACCCTGGACTTCGTAGCTGGCTGAGAAATCTTAGGACTGCAGAATGGACAATGGATGCTGTTGcagcagtctgtgcatttctgAAGGGAAGGGGTGACACCCGTCACCTGAATAATGATGTGCCTGTTGATAGACTGGAATAACAGAGATTAGTATGGTAAAGTTGggcaagaaaataaaagttaCTGTCAATATATTTAAATCCTACCCATAACCTGATATATCCAAGCTTATGTATCCATCGTTCaatgttaacttgttttgtgtGGAATGAGTCATTTTGTAGGCATGAATGCTTTGGTTTAAGATAAATGAACATTAGGATAAACACACTATAGGGGACCtatttattcttattttctatttttttataataattcaTGGTTAAAAAGCTAAAGATTCATAAGTCGATCACTATTGAATTGCTGTAACACTTCACAATTGGTTGTGATTTTCGCTATGGTCATAAGATTGCATGACTTATAATAGTAATAGCCTTGTTTTTATACAGGCTAGATTTTAGTAGCCTATTAGAAGATATTCCCAGGGAGAAGGGACACTTTTCTGCTCCGGTGGCCAGTTCTGCACCTTGCACAGCGCCACTAGATCCTGACAGTTTTGCTAAATTGTGTTGCTGTAGTATCACATTGGTGATTACGGATGACACTTAATAAACCACAGCAGGGATTTAACATTAATTTTActcaatatataaataattattatgaaCAGGTTAACTCTCACTTTCTTCCATGAACGAaatgaaaatctgcctcttatGACAtctcaagtgggcgtgtccacataGTCAATATcaatctaccagcctacccagtggactgtagcaaacattgctcttctatccgtcatacatctaggtggacacgccgaCCTACGATGTCaaaagaggcagattttcaaaactgcTTGTAACGGTTAATCATACTCACAGCTAGTGATGGGCAAATTAAGCTTTTATAAAGCATTGAACCAGTTGAGCCAATGTTTCGAAAATGGGTTCATTACTCGAAGCTTCAGTGACAGTGACCTCTGCTGGCGAAGTTCgaggctgcagtggattcaacgtatccctgctttgaaaactatttgacgcacacacacacaaacccaaatactTAATAGCATGATCTTTTCACGAATAAAGATTGATCTAAATGCAGATGTCTAAATTGTTCTGTCCAGATAGGCTAACTAATGTAGGCTAGGATATAATTGAAACAGCATATAAAAACTTTCCCCCGagggatgggattcgaacccggaTCCTCCACTCCAGTCAGTGTGTTATCCCCTAGTCTACTCTAGTCTAATCGATACTTTACGTATTACATGCATACGCTACTATGCACAACTCCCGTAaacgattgttttttttttttcattaaataattaggcGGTGACCAGCTGGCTTCGGGCAAGGTGGTTGGGTGTGCTTGAGTAACTTTGAAAGGGGGTGATTATGTGGGAtggcacgcatcaagaacacttccgggttttatgacagtactcgcttgggctgtttcccaatgtcaaggaagcatgctcaacggccgcccttttaaggacgctacgtcatagaacgccgacaagcactgttccaatgttgaggacacttgaaagccgcgccatttttgcgtcctttgttttggagaactccgagatttttcaaggatgcatcgctgcatcctagacgagccaaaactacccacaatcctctgcgttcactgggcgggttcttgaaaatggcagagcagtacacgttcgaatgaagtgaagttatattagttttcagaaatattttgtgccgtattgctttttatagattcatcatgttaatgcaaataatcaagcctaaagacctgtgccacttttgaaacgtttttgcaacttaatgaaacgttgctatattttgcatggacgtagctggtgttaaacgccactgtcaccaatgtcaatttactcgctcacaagattacattatttatgtatacctatttatgtttacATAAATAggtttttatgtatgttttgtatacctattttatttaacaatttCTCTTCCTGAAAATGTTTCTGCTCTCTGAACAGAGGGCATAACATAATCagatgaacaataaaaaaaacaaaagaaacattCACTTTTGTTTGAAAAAAGAATGAATATATAATATGCATCTTCTATAAGGAGGTGGTAATACAGGATGCAACTCATGCAGTGTGAACCACAGTGGTAtagagggggctggggggggctacCTAACTCTGCAAACTAGGTGTCTGTGGTCTATTTTGCATTCTGCAAGTCAAAATATAATCGACTACTGAGTTCAAAGCACAATGTGGAAGTGTGACACAAGCCCATCACTGCAGATCTAACACATTATTTGCATATTTAACATATTATTTCCATGATTGCCATgacactgaaacacattgaATATGCTTCCGCACATATATAAAATGGACATAAACAAATACCGGTATGCAAagataaagaataaaataatgtattcattttcAATCAATTCCGATTAGAATTTATAACgtgaaaactttatttatattagttaCATTCTTTATCCAACAGGTATTGCACAAAGCTATTGAACTggtagatttcagcttatttctaaactgtttgtATTGCGTTGtggtcaaataaatatcgatcagcttgattgctgtcatgttttattcataagcgcacatgtgtttacaagcggacacgcagtattaaaaagcggaagcggaagcgcttccacactaccaagcaggcccccaggataggcatatacttccgcaatccacccgtgctcagaggccaaacctggtattgcagctgttttagctgggagtggacgggggtccgtcatttcatgtggcccagaagtagatatcgccgtccactccaatacaagtggggaacaggattgtgtctccgcaaaaaatgtctggatatcaatcaaaggctcataattatctttctaccctgttctaaaaaaatgtaagttttttcttttcaaaacgcctcctcaagcgttttattagcagttgatgttgggtgggcagctgaaaggagccgtactgaaacaaacggctccttgctatggacctattttgaagtgcacggctccattaacttccgaattaaattaaattccgaattaacttccattaactcaatgtgacaatgtggtattggcatatatattccagaatttgaaaaaggatatggatatagagtgggtgactttatcagtatactcaatcgagatggccacaataataaccgctcttagatgggttgtagatactaagttttataacaaataattcaatacgtgaagatttggtgatagaggtaaagcatcttcttttaaatattataagccttggtttagttattcagttctgttggattccagcccaccatggaatatatggcaatgaaattgctgataaattagctaaaagatactaacctaattagaagaatttaaccttaagtatatatattttttatttttatttattcatttcttttgttagtttgttttattttgtttattttgtttcgttagtttggttttttctttgaatttatttgtatgatttaaagtatgatttgccaacgtccttgtccttgtcaacgtccttgtcacaaactcctgtgtagtagtccagtaggtcgcggtatatggggaaaaactatgatccgccactaaactagaagaagaagatctctgcatccggtacgtcacggaataggtcacgtgtcttggccacataacgcggaagcaaatcgctcctgtatgttgccatgcgccactgagcaggtttgcataggaatgaatgggcggccattttccagtccgtggtccatcctttattatgtccatgctaccaagtcgttcccaaagtccgacgttacaaacgctaggaagcactcgagctagcactctagtctcatctccataggacgcgactagcaaggacgcgtcctagcaaggctgcagccttcactttgggaaacagccttgATGCGTACTTCGaatgcttcgaattggaacagtgctcgggcaacgactgatgacgtttcacgagtccacgtgcacacgagcacgcacaagtacgcgaattaAGAAACGGCCTATATTGTGCTTCgccctttaacccaatagcgatagccttaaaaggcgaagcctatacgacatagaacgatagttacgtattgtaactctagattctatgagtataggcgcagccttttaagtgtcggcctcattgtcctttaaatagctgaagaaaagctgtttattgggagcagaacgtccgccgacGCCCTACTATATATGCGAAATGCGCACGttgttgaggcacgccgcacgcggacgtaattgaggcccacgctgttggtgggcggggattacatttttttcagTGCTATACGGCTCGAGTCGCGCCGAgagataacccaatagcgatagccttaaaaggcgaagcctatactcatagaatctagagttacaatacgtaactatcgtttcagtcagtttcaggcgtccacacgaatccaaaacgaaactgGCTAGATTTGagaccacctccgagggtggtttcagaagtttacggtttcggtcagcggattcgccggcttcgtgtggacggaaggccgagctgtacaagacctttgcggtttcgccatgaaatcaggctttgtgtggacggggccagtTGTCAAGCAAAGCGGACGGACgtggtctctatagcaacgacctcagctacacgacactgatcaaaaaaatattgtttctctaaatcaaagcacaaaacaggacaaccGATGTCCATAGCCTTGacccatacatgttgtgtaattgacaaggacacgttggtgtagttgtgttgagtaatgtcacagatttcactgtaaaatcgcGTTAATGTAAGCCATCGGGTCCTCCgatagccaatgggatgaatgttCATAGcttctctatgtgcagccatcagTTGATATGCGCTTTCCCCGGGCAATGGGcatcatatattgccgtggagggattacaaacattgtaatgagtcgaaaaccccctgcgtcgaatgAAGAAGCACAAGGATACCCTTTTGCAACAGCAGCTGAAGCCAAATTCCCTGACCAAGCGGCGATTTTTGACGAGCTCGCAGTGAGACTTTGTTGGGTTTCATAGTTTACACAGTTTTTAGCATTTCCTATACGGTCACCTGTTGTGATGAGAGTAGGACCTCAAACTCCGCATAAATAGACTCATCCCCCTGGACTCACTCTTTCCGCAATAATTGCACTATTGTACACtttaatttatctgtttataGAAGTTACTGTAAGGTTTTATAATATCCCACATTTTTATAGTATAATACCTGATAGtgatatgtatacatattttgtatttaacgttttctACTtatacctgagagagagagagagagagagagagagacacacacacacacacacacacacacacacacacacacacacacacacacacacacacacacacacacacacacacacacacacacacacacacacacacacacacgtgtacgtaCGATTAGAGAGGCTTCGTAAGAAGGAAACCACAATCCATTTAACAAGTCTGTCAATATGTGGAGGCCAAACCCAACAGGTAAACTGACTATAAACCAAACCATGTTCATGGACGATATGCTGGACCAAAGCCTGAGCTGTTAACTGTAAAAAAATGAGTTTTGCCTAGCGTCAGAGTTTATAAAAGGTGCCGATCAAAATAATTCTGCTAGATAAATTAAATGATGAAACTTAGGTCAGTTGAATGATTGCACATATAGTTATGTTTCATAGATTTATGTTTGGTAATAAACAGTGTGACGTATGGGTGATTAAAGGAAAGGTTTATAGAAAGGTTGTTTAGTAGTGAGCTGGTATCGGCTGGAGAGCCAATGGTTATGTGGATTGTTATGCCGATGCTTATCGTTGCAAGCATGTTCATCTATGGCCTCATGGGCATATTTCTAATTACATATTTCTAATTACTGACACATACACCAATGATTCTCAAATGGGGGTACGcatacccctaggggtactttggAGTACTACATGGGGTActcagatttattttttgagaaccactggcctACACTGATGGTTCCTCGCTCTCCAAGCTGATATGGAATTGAGCTTATGTTTGAGCTGCTTCAGAAATGTTATTGTTAGAACAGCTGGTAAGACTGAGATAAAGGAAACATTTGGAGATATAGCAGGAAGCTCGATGTGAAACATGATACATTTAGATTTGGAATTCAGCCCAGCTATTACAATTCGCACAAGCTTCCTTTTTTCAACAAACTAAATGTTTAACTAAAAACATCTGAGAGCTTTTTTTAAATCGGTAGATTTGAACTAGCTATGTTGAACTTAACTTTATACAAATGACTGCGTTGTGTGCACACGGTCAGCCAAGGGATTGGTCGACATTCAGTGCGTACTGGCAGACCATCCCGACTGGTTTGGCAAGTGAATGTAGTTTTTGGCTCCAACACACTGAACAGCTTCAGCGTCTGTCAACCTGTGATTGAGTTACACTAGTATGTTCTGGTAGCTCGAGAGTGGAAACTTTCACATTCTAATCTTTTCTAAAATGAATTCTATAATGCAACTTACattacttttgtttttgttagtgGGCGCTTGCAGGGCCGATTATTTTTTTGGGGATCTCAAAGATTGGTTTGACAAAATAACAGCCCCCAATGAATACTGTAACAGGGAATGGATTACCCTTGACGGTAAAGGATATGGAAAAGGTAGGATAAAACATTGAAGGTCCTCCATGTAGGAGTGTGTCTTTATTATTTCCTTTGTTTCATTTGTCAAATTAAAAAGGGGAAGGTATTTTCATTATTAATCCATTCAAATTTTGAACGCTCAGtgtatttttaaatt
It encodes:
- the LOC115541528 gene encoding ribosome biogenesis protein NSA2 homolog, producing MPQNEHIELSRKRHGYRLDHHERKRKKESREVHERSHKARKMIGLKAKLYHKQRHAEKIQMKKTLKMHEQRKTKQKNDDKTPEGAVPAYLLDREGQSRAKVLSNMIKQKRKEKAGKWEVPLPKVRAQGETEVLKVIKTGKRQKKAWKRMVTKVCFVGDGFTRKPPKYERFIRPMGLRFKKAHVTHPELKATFCLPILGVKKNPSSPLYTSLGVITKGTVVEVNVSELGLVTQGGKVIWGKYAQVTNNPENDGCINAVLLV